The Paenibacillus sp. FSL W8-0426 region ATTTCTGGACACCCTCTCGACCAACGGCGTATCCGTCAATTTCGACCCGGCCAACATGGTCATGGTCACAGGAGATGATCCGGTCCAAGGAGTGCATCTGTTGAAGGATTACATTGTGCATACGCATGTAAAGGATGGCGTTCGCCTGAAGGAAGTTGATCCGAGGGATGTTTACGGAGCCGTTGGTTATGCGCCGATGGACCATGACAAAATCGCGGAAATGGTATCATCGGGCGTCTTTTTCCGCGAGGTTCCGCTAGGTGAGGGAAGCGTTGATTTTACCGCTTATTTTGCAGCCCTTCAGGACATCGGGTACACCGGTTACCTGACCATCGAGCGCGAGGTCGGCGACCAGCCGGAGCAGGATATTCGCAAAGCGGTGGAGTTTATCCGAAAATACAGAGGAGAGGCGTAAGCATATGAAAATCGGCCTGAGTACCTACAGCCTGCTGAACGAGTTGAACGCAGGGAGCATGACGGTGCTGGACGTGATCGACTGGATTGCCGCAAATGGCGGCGAACACATGGAGATGGTTCCATACGGTTATACCGTGGAGGACAATCCGGAACTGGCTGACGCTATTCGGGAGCGTGCGGCTGCCGCAGGCATTGAGCTGTCCAATTATTCGATGCCCGCCAATTTCGTGCAGGAGACGGAGGAAGCCTTCGAGGAAGAGGTTGCCCGGGTGAAGCGTCACGTCGACGTGGTTCATCGGATGGGCGTGAAGCATATGCGGCACGACGTCACAGCGTTCAAGCTGCCGAAAGAGCACATGACGATTGCCTGGTTCGACCAGCATTTGCCGCTCATGGTGAAGGGCAGCCAGTTGATTGCCGATTATGCTGCAGGCTTCGGCATTACAACGACGATCGAAAACCATGGTTTCAGCGTGCAGGCGAGCGACCGGGTGCAGCGGGTGCTGCATGCCGTGGATCGGCCCAATTTCAAAACGACGCTGGACGTCGGCAACTTCCTGTGCGTGGACGAGGACCCGATTGTTGGAGTCATGAATAATCTTCCGTATGCTTCCCTCGTTCATTTCAAAGATTTCTATGTGCGTCCGTTCGACGAAAATCCGGGCGAAGGCGAATGGTTCACCACATCCCATGGCAATTACATGCGCGGGGCGATCGTGGGACAAGGCGATCTTCCCATCCGCAAAATCGTCAAACTGATCAAGGACTCCGGCTATGACGGAGCCGTTACCGTGGAATTCGAAGGCATGGAGGAGTGCAAAGCCGCGTCCAAAATCGCCATGGACAATTTGCGCCGGTTCTGGAACGAGGCGTAGACTACCGCCGTAACAGATCATAATCTTTATGCAATGCATGCACTTAGCCAGCCGTGCACCCTTCATCAGAACTGCTTCGCTTAACCGCGCGGGCAGTTCTTTTCGTTTTTGACGCGGAGCATAAACGTTAGGAATTTGGAACATCCTACCTTGTGGCCGACTCGAATTTCACTGCTTGTCAGGTGGACAAGCCTTGGTATATACTCTTGACGCAAGTGAATTGAGCCATATAATCCGTGAGTTTAAAGGAGCTGGAAACGAATGTCGATCAGTCTGAATGTGTACCTTGTAACCAATGGAACCGGACGCGAAGCAGTGGAACTGTATAAAGAAGCATTTGGTGCCGAAGTGCTGGATTTGAAAACATTTGGCGATATGCCGCCAAATCCCGAGCATCCGATTCCCGATGAGGCGAAGGACTGGGTCATGCATGCATCCTTGCAGATCGGCAGCTCCCTGCTCATGATTTCTGATACCCTTCCTGGCATGGAGCATACCGTGGGCAACCACATCACGGTCACCGTAAATACGGATACGGCCGAGGAAGCCCGCCGCATTTTCGACAAACTGAAAGAAGGCGGAACGGTCACCATGCCGGTACAGGAAACGTTCTGGAGCCCGGCCTACGGCCAGGTTACGGACAAGTTCGGCGTGGGATTCCAGATCAGCGCAAAGCCTGTCCAAGCTTAATTCGGTCTTTAATGTCCCCGCTGCTGCTGGGCAGGGAAACAGTGAGGAAACAAACAAGCCTCCAAAGCAGCGCCCTGATAGGCGCTGTTTTCGGAGGCTTGTTTGTCTTGTATGAATGTACGTCGATAGACGTATTATTTCCCATGTTGGCTGCTTTCGACCCTACTGTTTCTGAATTTTGGACGGATTGTTGATCTTGTAGGGCACGGGGTGTTTAGCCAGTTTCTTTTTGATGATTTTGGCGTCAAACGTCAGCGTATCACCGACTTCAAGGTCCAGCTTTTTGATCGTGGCGCTGTGGCTGGACCAGGCCTCGCCCACTTCGAGCATATCCGGTTCCAGAATCGCGACGGCTTCATAGATGATGACTTCGTCGTCATTGTCGGCAAAATGGTTCGGCACCGTCGTAAATTCCTTCACGACCGCGGTCATTTTGACCTTGCCTTCCGGCAAATCGAGTTTGGCTGCCTTGGCTTTGCTCGCGGTTTTGGCCTTAGGTTTGTCCTCCGATGCGGATGCCGATTGGGGAGACACGTATTCTTCGACCAGCCCGTCCGGATCGCCTGGCAGACTGGCCGTGGATGCGATGGCTCTGTCAGTGGCGGAGGGCTGTTCTTCCGTGGCGGAAGAATTGTTGTCTGCCAAATCAGACGATTCTGCGTCCGAAACAAGTCCGTCATCGGATGAGGATTCGACGGAGCTTGTCTCGCTGCCGTCCACCACGCCTGGCGTGCCCGCTTTTTTGTCCGGCGCTGCAGCGAGCGTGCCTTTAAAGCCCGAGGCCTGCATTTCCTTGAGATAAGCGGGATGAATGCAGTGTTTCTGGTCGTTGTCCAGCTGAATGACTGCGGCCATGTGATCCACGAAACCAACGATGGTGCAAGGGACGTTCAGACCATTCCCTTTATAATAAAATGTTTTGAGCTTAGTCGCCTTGTCCGACAGCAGCCCCCATTCTTGGCACTTTTCGATGCGTTCTTCATCCGTGTGCAGCGGGGTATAAAAATCCGGCTCAATCATGAATGCATATGTCATCAAGAAAATCTCCTTTTCCCGTTCATTTCTATCCCTTTTCAGCGTATCCAAATTACAAATAGTGTAACACAAAAACAGGGGGTGAGATGAGTAATTACCCCCGTTTTTCATAGGCCTATGATATAATTTCTGGAAAGAGGACGAATGAATGCGGAGGATGCCTTCTAAGAGATCGGCGCTCCGATAACGTTGGGGGAAGGATGATCTTTGTGGATAAACAGGTGAACCATCAGGCGTTATGGCTCAGCATAGGTGTTGCCATCGGGGCCTGTATTGGCGTCGTCACAGATCAGATCGCGCTCGGCGTCGCCTTTGGGGCAGCGCTCGGCATATTCGTTGGTTCAATCGTGAGCAAGCGTGCTCTTGCCGATTCGGAGCGTCTGCTCAGCGGGCAGATTGCGGAGATATATAAAACAGACGATTGGGAGGAGGCACTCCGCCGTTCAGATGACCACCCTGTGCTCATCCTTAAGCATAGTACAACTTGTCCCGTCAGCGCGCGTGCGTATCGGGAATTTGCCGCTTTTGTCAGCGCGAATGCCGCCAATCCGGTACAGAATATGGAGTATCGGATGGTGGATGTGATCGAAAGTCGTCCGTTGTCCCGCCGGATCGCTGAAGAAACGGAGATTCGCCATGAATCGCCGCAGGTATTGCTGCTCAGCGAGGGCAAGGTTCTCCATCACGCTTCCCATTCGAAGATCACCAAGAAGAAGCTGTTGCAATGGGCGCAAGAACCGTTTTGAGCAACGAAAAATCGACCTTAAACATGAACCTGTTCGTTACAGCTGGGTTGCAGCTGGAGTGAAGGGTTCTTTTTTTGCATTTTTACGCTTTTTTTACGCGCTGCCGGTCCAATCTTTACCCCATTTTTACACGGTTCCGTATTAAAATTTCAATGCGAGCAGGAGAAAAAGGAGGAAATCCGGATGGTGAACGACGTCACGATGATTGCGTTGACGGTGCTGATGTTTGCACTGTTTTGGGGATTTATGAATTTTTGTGAGAAGGCATAGGGGAAGAAAGGGAGGGACCGGATATGGTCGTTGTAGGTTCGATCGCGCTGGCACTGATGGTGTATCTAGGCTATGTGCTGGCGAAGCCGGAGAAGTTCTGATGGCAGGTGTTGCAAGTGCGAATTGGGGAGGACACATGGAATGAGTACAGGTTGGTTGCAAGTGGCAGTCACGCTGCTGATCATCATCCTGCTGGTGAAACCGATGGGGAGTTATCTGGTAAAGGTGTTTGGCGGGCAAAGGACATGGCTTGACCGGATCTTTGGCGGTCCGGAGCGTTTGTTATACAAGGCGATGGGGGTACGGGAAGATGAAACGATGGGGTGGAAAAAATACCTGTCGGCCGTTCTCCTTTCCAATATGGTTATGCTGATCCTGATGTTTCTGGTGTTGCGGCTGCAAAAGTGGCTGCCGCTCAATCCGGACGGGATCGACAACATGCCTGCGGCACAGGCGTTTAACACGGCAGTTTCTTTTATGACCAACACCAACTGGCAGTCGTATACGGGCGAAAATGCTCTATCGTATCTGTCGCAAATGTTGGCCGTGACGTTTCCGATGTTCACGTCAGCTGCAACCGGCTTTGCCGTGGCGATTGCGTTCATACGCGGCTTGGTAGGCCGCAAGAATGAACTGGGAAACTTTTATGTGGACATGGTGCGTGCCATTACGAGAGTGTTTTTGCCGCTGAGCGTGCTCGTTGCGCTGTTTCTCGTATTTCAGGGTGTACCGCAGACGTTGGCCGGAGCTGTCCGTGCAGCGACGCTGGACGGGGGCGAACAGACGATTACGCGGGGACTGGTGGCTTCACTGGAATCCATCAAACACCTGGGTACGAACGGGGGAGGATGGTTCGGAACCAATGCGGCTCACCCGTTCGAGACGCCGACAGCTTTGGCCAATCTGGTGCACATCGTCTGTATGATGCTGCTGCCAACGGCACTGGTGTACGCTTTCGGCATCATGGCGAACAACAAGAAGCAAGGATGGGCTTTATTCGCCGCGATGAGCGCACTGTTTCTTGTTATGTTGACGACGGTATTCGTATCCGAATATCGCGGCGTGCCTGCACTTGAGGCAGCGGGCATCCAAGGAAACATGGAGGGCAAGGAAGTGCGGCTCGGCATTTCCGAATCGGCGCTGTTCACCGCAGTTACGACGGCGGCGACGACGGGCTCAGTCAACAATATGCACGAATCGTTGACACCGCTTGGAGGCATGGTCCCCATGGCCCAGATGATGCTGAACAACGTGTTCGGCGGCAAAGGCGTAGGGCTTCTAAACGGTCTGCTGTATGTGATCTTGGCCGTGTTCATCTGCGGTTTGATGGTTGGCCGGACGCCTGAATTTCTCGGCAAAAAGATTGAAGCGAAGGAAATCAAGCTGGCATCCATTGCATTGCTGATTCATCCGCTGATCATTCTGGCTCCTACGGCGCTGGCTTTCCTGAGCCCTGACGCCATGGCGTCCATTTCCAACGGTGGGATGCATGGAATCAGCGAGGTGTTGTACGCATTTGCTTCGGGAGCGGCCAATAACGGTTCCGCGTT contains the following coding sequences:
- a CDS encoding VOC family protein produces the protein MSISLNVYLVTNGTGREAVELYKEAFGAEVLDLKTFGDMPPNPEHPIPDEAKDWVMHASLQIGSSLLMISDTLPGMEHTVGNHITVTVNTDTAEEARRIFDKLKEGGTVTMPVQETFWSPAYGQVTDKFGVGFQISAKPVQA
- the kdpA gene encoding potassium-transporting ATPase subunit KdpA, producing MSTGWLQVAVTLLIIILLVKPMGSYLVKVFGGQRTWLDRIFGGPERLLYKAMGVREDETMGWKKYLSAVLLSNMVMLILMFLVLRLQKWLPLNPDGIDNMPAAQAFNTAVSFMTNTNWQSYTGENALSYLSQMLAVTFPMFTSAATGFAVAIAFIRGLVGRKNELGNFYVDMVRAITRVFLPLSVLVALFLVFQGVPQTLAGAVRAATLDGGEQTITRGLVASLESIKHLGTNGGGWFGTNAAHPFETPTALANLVHIVCMMLLPTALVYAFGIMANNKKQGWALFAAMSALFLVMLTTVFVSEYRGVPALEAAGIQGNMEGKEVRLGISESALFTAVTTAATTGSVNNMHESLTPLGGMVPMAQMMLNNVFGGKGVGLLNGLLYVILAVFICGLMVGRTPEFLGKKIEAKEIKLASIALLIHPLIILAPTALAFLSPDAMASISNGGMHGISEVLYAFASGAANNGSAFAGLNANTDFYNIGIGVVMLLGRYVSMIALLAIAGSLATKRIVPVTTGTLRTNTPMFAAVLVVVIVVIGALTFFPALALGPIAEHLAMSVG
- a CDS encoding sugar phosphate isomerase/epimerase family protein yields the protein MKIGLSTYSLLNELNAGSMTVLDVIDWIAANGGEHMEMVPYGYTVEDNPELADAIRERAAAAGIELSNYSMPANFVQETEEAFEEEVARVKRHVDVVHRMGVKHMRHDVTAFKLPKEHMTIAWFDQHLPLMVKGSQLIADYAAGFGITTTIENHGFSVQASDRVQRVLHAVDRPNFKTTLDVGNFLCVDEDPIVGVMNNLPYASLVHFKDFYVRPFDENPGEGEWFTTSHGNYMRGAIVGQGDLPIRKIVKLIKDSGYDGAVTVEFEGMEECKAASKIAMDNLRRFWNEA
- the ytxJ gene encoding bacillithiol system redox-active protein YtxJ; the encoded protein is MDKQVNHQALWLSIGVAIGACIGVVTDQIALGVAFGAALGIFVGSIVSKRALADSERLLSGQIAEIYKTDDWEEALRRSDDHPVLILKHSTTCPVSARAYREFAAFVSANAANPVQNMEYRMVDVIESRPLSRRIAEETEIRHESPQVLLLSEGKVLHHASHSKITKKKLLQWAQEPF